TCTAATTTCTTTAATCTCTATATGTTTTTGAATAGAAGCGGCGTTTATTTTTTCCATAAATATAATTTTGGTTTGACTGAATAAGTAATGAATGAATTCAGAAAATTAACAAAAGGTCGTCCATTTACTTTGTAAAAAGCGAGAGACAACGCGAGAGCAATAACCGGAGCGGCAACAATAATAAACGCTCCCAAAGTTAAAACACTCCAAAGAAAAGCGACTGCCATTGCCCCTCCTCCCAAATATAAAAATTGCTTCAATGTCAGAGGGCCTATGATTTTATCTTCAATGTCAATTAATT
This genomic stretch from Patescibacteria group bacterium harbors:
- a CDS encoding PrgI family protein, with the translated sequence MQFQVPQLIDIEDKIIGPLTLKQFLYLGGGAMAVAFLWSVLTLGAFIIVAAPVIALALSLAFYKVNGRPFVNFLNSFITYSVKPKLYLWKK